A portion of the Achromobacter sp. MFA1 R4 genome contains these proteins:
- a CDS encoding 3-hydroxybutyrate dehydrogenase has product MLKGKVALVTGSTSGIGLGIATAFAQQGADIVLNGFGDAAEIEKLRAELADKHGVKVIYDGADLSKGAAVRELVESTVRQLGRIDILVNNAGIQHTALIEDFPAEKWDAILALNLSAVFHGTAAALPHMKKQGSGRIINIASAHGLVASASKSAYVAAKHGVVGFTKVTALETAGQGITANAICPGWVRTPLVEKQITALAEKNGVDQETAARDLLSEKQPSLQFVTPEQLGGTAVFLASDAAAQITGTTVSVDGGWTAR; this is encoded by the coding sequence ATGCTCAAAGGAAAAGTAGCGCTCGTCACCGGTTCCACCAGCGGTATCGGCCTGGGTATCGCCACGGCATTTGCCCAGCAGGGCGCCGACATCGTCCTGAACGGTTTTGGCGATGCGGCTGAAATCGAAAAGCTGCGCGCGGAACTGGCGGACAAGCATGGCGTAAAAGTCATCTATGACGGCGCGGACCTGTCCAAGGGCGCGGCCGTGCGCGAACTGGTCGAAAGCACCGTCCGCCAACTGGGCCGCATCGACATCCTGGTCAACAACGCCGGCATCCAGCACACCGCGCTGATCGAGGACTTTCCGGCCGAGAAATGGGACGCCATCCTGGCGCTGAACCTGTCCGCGGTGTTCCACGGCACCGCCGCCGCCTTGCCGCACATGAAGAAGCAAGGCTCCGGCCGCATCATCAATATCGCATCGGCGCATGGCCTGGTGGCCTCGGCCAGCAAGTCGGCCTACGTGGCCGCCAAGCACGGCGTGGTGGGCTTCACCAAGGTCACCGCGCTGGAAACCGCGGGGCAGGGCATCACGGCCAACGCCATCTGCCCGGGCTGGGTCCGCACGCCGCTCGTGGAAAAGCAGATCACCGCGCTGGCGGAAAAGAACGGCGTGGACCAGGAAACCGCCGCCCGTGACCTGCTCAGCGAAAAGCAGCCGTCGCTGCAATTCGTGACGCCGGAACAGCTGGGCGGCACCGCCGTGTTCCTGGCCTCGGACGCCGCCGCGCAAATCACCGGCACCACCGTCTCCGTCGATGGCGGCTGGACGGCGCGCTAA
- a CDS encoding cation:proton antiporter, which produces MDLILILLLAAVLCVPITQMLGLGAIPGYLAAGVLVGPSCLKLVTNVDTMIGVSQWGVVMMLFIIGLELSPKRLWAMRSEVFILGTLQMLVCGLLLGLVFGAALRHLAGMEWQAAVLCGLSLALSSTAVALRLLDERQLTRTPLGRSALGVLLFQDMAAIPMLVAAGLLGSDGTSAPSFKEALVAVAVVALAYRLRLLGWAAKAELNELFTAAALLMVVGAAQLFDYAGLSAGLGGFLVGVMMAESRYRHDLEKAIDPFKGLLLGLFFVAIGMSINLKVVAHHWMFIGAGVAALLAVKAIILYGFARFLGLPRYHRLLFALVLAQGGEFSFAIFNEAWDNHLVNLEQRDVLSVIVAISMGVVPVLIKLLERVPEKYGGMAGLPVADAAPAVDAGPSSGADKPPAG; this is translated from the coding sequence ATGGACCTCATCCTCATCCTTCTGCTCGCGGCCGTGCTGTGCGTGCCCATCACCCAAATGCTCGGGCTGGGCGCCATTCCCGGCTATCTGGCGGCCGGCGTGCTGGTCGGGCCCTCGTGCCTGAAGCTGGTCACGAACGTGGACACGATGATCGGCGTGTCGCAGTGGGGCGTCGTGATGATGCTATTCATCATCGGGCTGGAACTGTCGCCCAAGCGCCTGTGGGCGATGCGCAGCGAGGTCTTCATCCTGGGCACCCTGCAGATGCTGGTTTGCGGCCTGCTGCTCGGGCTGGTGTTCGGCGCGGCCTTGCGGCACCTGGCGGGCATGGAATGGCAGGCGGCGGTGCTGTGCGGCCTGTCGCTGGCGCTGTCGTCCACGGCGGTGGCGCTGCGCCTGCTCGATGAACGCCAACTGACCCGCACGCCACTCGGGCGCTCGGCGCTGGGGGTGCTGCTGTTCCAGGACATGGCCGCCATCCCCATGCTGGTGGCCGCGGGCCTGCTGGGGTCGGACGGGACGTCGGCCCCGTCCTTCAAGGAGGCGCTGGTGGCCGTGGCGGTCGTGGCGCTGGCCTACCGGCTGCGGCTGCTCGGCTGGGCGGCCAAGGCCGAATTGAACGAGCTGTTCACCGCCGCGGCGCTGCTGATGGTGGTGGGCGCCGCGCAGCTCTTCGACTATGCGGGCCTGTCGGCCGGCCTGGGCGGGTTCCTGGTGGGCGTGATGATGGCCGAGTCGCGCTACCGGCACGATCTGGAAAAGGCGATCGACCCCTTCAAGGGATTGCTGCTGGGGCTGTTCTTCGTGGCCATCGGCATGTCGATCAACCTCAAGGTGGTGGCGCATCACTGGATGTTCATCGGCGCCGGCGTGGCGGCGCTGCTGGCGGTCAAGGCCATCATCCTCTATGGCTTTGCGCGATTCCTGGGCTTGCCCCGCTACCATCGGCTGCTGTTCGCGCTGGTGCTGGCGCAGGGCGGCGAGTTCAGCTTTGCCATCTTCAACGAAGCGTGGGACAACCATCTGGTCAACCTGGAGCAGCGCGACGTGCTGTCGGTGATCGTGGCCATCTCGATGGGCGTCGTCCCGGTGCTGATCAAGCTGCTGGAACGGGTGCCGGAAAAGTACGGCGGCATGGCGGGCCTGCCCGTGGCGGACGCCGCCCCGGCCGTGGACGCCGGCCCGTCCTCCGGCGCGGACAAGCCCCCCGCCGGTTGA
- the yaaA gene encoding peroxide stress protein YaaA, which yields MLLLLSPAKKLDYDSPLHIETHTQPLFVDQAAGLIKVLKTKTAEDISALMSLSPALSELNVQRYAHWKRSFTQANSRQAVLAFNGDVYEGLDAATLSAKQLDWAQEHVAILSGLYGVLRPLDLMQPYRLEMGTRLENPKGKNLYEYWGSTIADYLNERQAGQKSPVIINLASEEYFKSVDQKVLKARVVQCVFQDWKNGAWKVISFHAKRARGLMARYAIQHKVAKPEGLQGFDLEGYAYDASASSDDKLVFRRKLD from the coding sequence ATGCTGTTGTTGCTTTCCCCCGCCAAGAAGCTGGACTACGACTCGCCGCTGCACATCGAGACGCACACCCAGCCGCTGTTCGTGGATCAGGCTGCCGGCCTGATCAAGGTCCTGAAGACCAAGACCGCCGAGGACATCTCGGCACTCATGAGCCTGAGCCCGGCCCTGTCCGAGCTGAACGTCCAGCGCTACGCGCACTGGAAGCGCAGCTTCACGCAGGCCAACTCGCGCCAGGCGGTGCTGGCCTTCAACGGCGACGTCTACGAAGGCCTGGACGCCGCCACCCTGTCGGCCAAGCAGCTCGACTGGGCGCAAGAGCACGTCGCGATCCTCAGTGGTCTCTACGGCGTGCTGCGCCCGCTCGACCTGATGCAGCCTTACCGCCTCGAAATGGGCACGCGCCTGGAAAACCCCAAGGGCAAGAACCTGTACGAGTACTGGGGCAGCACCATCGCCGACTACCTGAACGAGCGCCAGGCCGGCCAGAAGTCGCCGGTCATCATCAACCTGGCGTCCGAAGAGTATTTCAAGTCGGTCGACCAGAAGGTCTTGAAGGCGCGGGTGGTGCAGTGCGTGTTCCAGGACTGGAAAAACGGCGCCTGGAAGGTCATCAGCTTCCATGCCAAGCGCGCGCGGGGCCTGATGGCCCGCTACGCCATCCAGCACAAGGTCGCCAAGCCGGAAGGCTTGCAGGGCTTTGACCTGGAAGGCTATGCGTACGACGCGTCGGCCTCGTCGGACGACAAGCTGGTGTTCCGCCGCAAGCTGGATTGA
- a CDS encoding FUSC family membrane protein has protein sequence MDLRIASIRRFLYSHYFFGGVRQGVGMLLPVLVLGGIFGNYTTGLVATFGAQCLAIIDQPGGPQRHRTNEMLGGAALGTITVIITGLASTHPVLIWLAVIVQCFVYSMFTVFGKRGGLIGFAGLLLMTLTMHSPLEPHQVLAHAAATLGGALFYVVFSLGFSRLFWLREEQQAMSVALFATADYVAARASFYDETSDLDEAYRTLIQRQSVMTEKHQAARDMVLRALPRGKGLGDRQRVMIWNMFVDMLQLLDTLVATHTDYAALRRTLAGNDCLMFMRDALVKMSLELNRIALDVSRGRKVQYRSSAKAELRAIEYEIEQLKQQGLGERDPEMLALIIQVLRRLRNSARIVDRLADHTAASPDAKPTDVLRINKSLTRFISRQEFRFGLLTSNLRLDSPHFRYALRVTAAAAIAMTLASRWLSPAFSAHNYWIMLTIVIIMKPGFALTRQRNGWRLMGTLIGCIAALLLFSLTDEPSILFAVLLGACIMGNSLVQLNYMASAIFNTLFVVLVFHFVSPGTVSMSVIGERAIDTLLGCALALVCSYILPWWEARYLKPLASAATRANREYLLAGLRYVDAMQAHGAPMGAAAAETPAVTDADLAWRLARKNVHIAFSNFAEAFYRMMSEPKSHQVDVPELNNLLIQNHVLASQITAAIPILAALPATPEPIRQALDGMAVLLDENSPRAPLDLPTQFDTSGDQAALAYPLKQMLKAAHMIRQELQALADPLHAPPVAAAAS, from the coding sequence ATGGATTTGCGCATTGCCAGCATTCGCCGCTTTCTCTATAGCCACTACTTCTTCGGAGGCGTGCGCCAGGGAGTCGGCATGCTGTTGCCCGTGCTGGTGCTGGGAGGCATATTCGGCAATTACACGACCGGCCTGGTCGCGACGTTCGGCGCGCAGTGCCTGGCCATCATCGACCAGCCGGGCGGCCCGCAGCGGCACCGCACCAACGAAATGCTGGGCGGCGCGGCGCTGGGCACCATCACGGTCATCATCACCGGGCTGGCGTCCACGCACCCCGTGCTGATCTGGCTGGCGGTCATCGTCCAGTGCTTCGTCTATTCGATGTTCACCGTCTTCGGCAAGCGCGGCGGCCTGATCGGCTTTGCCGGCCTGCTGCTGATGACGCTGACCATGCATTCGCCGCTGGAACCGCACCAGGTCCTGGCCCACGCCGCCGCCACGCTGGGCGGCGCGCTGTTCTACGTTGTGTTCAGCCTGGGATTCTCAAGGCTGTTCTGGCTGCGCGAAGAGCAGCAGGCCATGTCGGTGGCGCTCTTTGCGACCGCCGATTACGTGGCGGCGCGGGCGTCCTTCTACGATGAGACCTCCGACCTGGACGAAGCCTACCGCACGCTGATCCAACGCCAGTCCGTGATGACGGAGAAGCACCAGGCCGCGCGCGACATGGTGCTGCGCGCCCTGCCTCGCGGCAAGGGGCTGGGCGACCGCCAGCGCGTGATGATCTGGAACATGTTCGTGGACATGCTGCAGCTGCTGGACACGCTGGTCGCCACGCATACCGACTACGCGGCCCTGCGCCGCACGCTGGCCGGCAACGACTGCCTGATGTTCATGCGCGATGCGCTGGTGAAGATGTCGCTGGAGCTGAACCGTATCGCGCTGGACGTGTCGCGCGGCCGCAAGGTGCAGTACCGCAGCAGCGCCAAGGCCGAGCTGCGCGCCATCGAATACGAGATCGAACAGCTCAAGCAACAGGGCCTGGGCGAACGCGACCCGGAAATGCTGGCGCTCATCATCCAGGTGCTGCGGCGCCTGCGCAATTCGGCGCGCATCGTGGACCGGCTGGCCGACCACACCGCGGCGTCGCCCGACGCCAAGCCCACCGACGTGCTGCGCATCAACAAATCGCTGACGCGGTTCATTTCACGCCAGGAGTTCCGCTTCGGCCTCCTGACCAGCAACCTGAGGCTGGACTCGCCGCATTTCCGCTACGCGCTGCGGGTGACGGCGGCGGCAGCCATCGCCATGACGCTGGCCAGCCGCTGGCTGTCGCCCGCGTTCTCGGCGCACAACTACTGGATCATGCTGACCATCGTCATCATCATGAAGCCGGGGTTTGCGCTGACGCGCCAACGCAACGGCTGGCGGCTGATGGGAACGCTGATCGGCTGCATCGCCGCGCTGCTGCTCTTTAGCCTGACCGACGAGCCCAGCATCCTGTTCGCCGTCCTGCTGGGCGCGTGCATCATGGGCAACAGCCTGGTGCAGCTGAACTACATGGCCAGCGCGATCTTCAACACCCTGTTCGTGGTGCTGGTCTTTCACTTCGTGTCGCCGGGCACCGTATCCATGTCGGTGATCGGTGAACGCGCCATCGACACGCTGCTGGGCTGCGCGCTGGCGCTGGTCTGCAGCTACATCCTGCCGTGGTGGGAAGCGCGCTACCTCAAGCCGCTGGCCTCGGCCGCGACGCGCGCCAACCGCGAATACCTGCTGGCGGGGCTGCGCTATGTCGACGCGATGCAGGCGCACGGCGCGCCCATGGGCGCGGCCGCCGCCGAGACGCCCGCGGTGACGGACGCCGACCTCGCGTGGCGCCTGGCCCGCAAGAACGTGCACATCGCGTTCAGCAATTTCGCGGAAGCGTTCTACCGGATGATGAGCGAACCCAAGTCGCACCAGGTGGACGTGCCCGAGCTCAACAATCTGCTGATCCAGAACCATGTGCTGGCGTCGCAGATCACCGCGGCGATTCCGATCCTGGCGGCGCTGCCCGCCACGCCCGAGCCGATACGGCAGGCGCTGGACGGCATGGCGGTCCTGCTCGATGAAAACAGCCCGCGCGCGCCGCTGGACCTGCCCACGCAATTCGACACCTCGGGCGACCAGGCCGCGCTGGCCTATCCGCTCAAGCAGATGCTCAAGGCCGCGCACATGATCCGCCAGGAATTGCAGGCGCTGGCCGATCCGCTGCATGCGCCGCCGGTGGCTGCGGCGGCGTCCTAG
- a CDS encoding acetolactate synthase 3 catalytic subunit, translating to MRARSSQGCRAGFERNYNMEMNGADIVVRCLADEGVEHVFGYPGGAVLYIYDAIFKQDKFQHILVRHEQAAVHAADAYSRSSQKVGVCIVTSGPGVTNAVTGIATAYMDSIPMVIISGQVPTAAIGEDAFQECDTVGITRPCVKHNFLVRDVKDLAETMRRAFYIARTGRPGPVLVDIPKDITVAQCKYVPPKGEISMRSYAPVNKGHQGQIKKAVQMLLAAERPMIYTGGGVILSNAAPELNKLVTQLGAPCTSTLMGLGGFPASSGQFLGMPGMHGTYEANMAMQHCDVLLAIGARFDDRVIGNPKHFAQNARKIIHIDIDPSSISKRVRVDVPIVGNVKDVLADLSAQFEIAAAEHKPASIAKWWDQVETWRGKECLKFANSNEVIKPQYVVEKLWEVTGGDAFVTSDVGQHQMWAAQYYKFDKPRRWINSGGLGTMGVGLPYAMGVQMANPGKDVAVITGEASIQMNIQELSTCHQYRLTPKIVCLNNRFLGMVRQWQQIDYGSRYSESYMDSLPDFVKVAEAYGHVGLRIERPADVEPALREAFGKHKERLVFLDFITDRTENVWPMVKAGRGLTEMLLGSEDL from the coding sequence ATCCGGGCGCGCAGCAGTCAGGGTTGCAGGGCCGGTTTTGAAAGGAACTACAACATGGAAATGAATGGCGCCGATATCGTCGTGCGCTGCCTGGCCGATGAAGGCGTGGAACACGTTTTCGGCTACCCCGGCGGCGCGGTGCTTTACATCTACGACGCAATCTTCAAGCAAGACAAATTCCAGCATATCCTGGTTCGTCACGAGCAAGCTGCCGTGCACGCGGCCGATGCCTATTCGCGCTCGTCGCAGAAGGTCGGCGTCTGCATCGTGACCAGCGGCCCGGGCGTGACCAATGCCGTGACCGGCATCGCCACCGCCTACATGGACTCCATCCCGATGGTCATCATCAGCGGGCAGGTGCCCACTGCGGCCATCGGCGAAGACGCCTTCCAGGAATGCGACACCGTCGGCATCACGCGGCCCTGCGTCAAGCACAACTTCCTGGTGCGCGACGTCAAGGACCTGGCCGAAACCATGCGCCGCGCGTTCTACATCGCGCGCACGGGCCGTCCCGGTCCGGTGCTGGTGGATATCCCCAAGGACATCACCGTCGCGCAGTGCAAGTACGTGCCGCCCAAGGGCGAGATCTCGATGCGTTCCTACGCGCCCGTCAACAAGGGCCACCAGGGGCAGATCAAGAAAGCCGTGCAGATGCTGCTGGCCGCCGAGCGGCCCATGATCTACACCGGCGGCGGCGTCATCCTGTCGAATGCCGCGCCCGAGCTCAACAAGCTCGTGACGCAGCTGGGCGCGCCCTGCACCAGCACCCTGATGGGCCTGGGCGGCTTCCCGGCCAGCAGCGGCCAGTTCCTGGGCATGCCCGGCATGCACGGCACGTACGAGGCCAACATGGCCATGCAGCACTGCGACGTGCTGCTGGCCATCGGCGCCCGCTTCGATGACCGCGTGATCGGCAACCCCAAGCACTTCGCGCAGAACGCCCGCAAGATCATCCACATCGACATCGATCCCTCGTCGATTTCCAAGCGCGTGCGCGTGGATGTCCCGATCGTGGGCAACGTCAAGGACGTCCTGGCCGATCTCAGCGCGCAATTCGAGATCGCCGCCGCCGAGCACAAGCCGGCCTCCATCGCCAAGTGGTGGGATCAGGTCGAGACCTGGCGCGGCAAGGAATGCCTGAAGTTCGCCAACTCGAACGAAGTCATCAAGCCGCAGTACGTGGTGGAAAAGCTCTGGGAAGTGACCGGCGGCGACGCCTTCGTCACCTCCGACGTCGGCCAGCACCAGATGTGGGCCGCGCAGTACTACAAGTTCGACAAGCCGCGCCGCTGGATCAACTCCGGCGGCCTGGGCACCATGGGGGTGGGCCTGCCGTACGCCATGGGCGTGCAGATGGCCAATCCGGGCAAGGACGTCGCCGTCATCACCGGCGAAGCCTCGATCCAGATGAACATCCAGGAACTGTCGACCTGTCACCAGTACCGCCTGACGCCCAAGATCGTCTGCCTGAACAACCGGTTTCTGGGCATGGTGCGCCAATGGCAGCAGATCGACTACGGCTCGCGCTATTCCGAGTCGTACATGGATTCGCTGCCCGACTTCGTCAAGGTCGCCGAAGCCTACGGCCACGTGGGCCTGCGCATCGAGCGTCCGGCCGACGTCGAGCCGGCGCTGCGTGAAGCGTTCGGCAAGCACAAGGAGCGCCTGGTCTTCCTGGACTTCATCACCGACCGCACCGAAAACGTGTGGCCGATGGTCAAGGCCGGCCGTGGGCTGACTGAAATGCTGCTCGGCTCTGAAGACCTGTAA